The window CCTCGGGGTCGCCGGGATCTGGTCTCATGCTGCTGCTGCGGCCGCCGCCTGCAGAACGCGCTCGATGATGCCGGCCGCGCGTAGGCGAGCGTCGCGGGAAGGCGAGTAGTAGATCAGGACCGCGACGACGGGGGTCAGCTCATCCGGCAGACCGAGGAGGTGAGCGTGCCGAAGACCGGCGTCTCGGCGTCCGACCTTCGCTCGAGTTCCTCGAGCTGGTGTGCGAGGATTTCAGCGTCGATTCGGTCGAGCCAGGCGTTGAGCCAGGCAACATACTCGTCCGCGAACCAGGAGCGGTACGAGAGCCCGCTGTCGGGCTTGGTCGCCGTGGTCACCGAACACGGGCACAAGTCGGTACGCACGGGCCTGTCTCCGCTGGTGGCGGTCACCGTTTTCCCCCGTCTTTGCTCGACTTGGGGCCCGGTGGGGCCTGGTGTTCGGAGGCCGGAGGGTTTTCGTAATCAGCAGGTCCGCGGTTCAATCCCGCGCGCCGGCTCCATATAATCAATAACTTATGTGGCCTCGGCCTCTGGCAGCTTGAGCGTAGGGTCAGCAAGGGGTCAGCGCGAGTCGGACGCGCTAGCCCCGTTTTCCGCACTTCTGGGCGGGTAGGGTACTGCCTTCGGTCCAGGGGATGCGTACGTCAAGCAGCCCGAGAATCTGGCGCTGCGTGGCGGTGAGCGGATCCAGTTGCGGCCCCTCGTGGGTGAAGGTGAGCCCGAGGCCCTGGAAAGCGGCGAGGATCGATCGGCCGGTGGGAAGGGCGGCGCGCCCTTCGGGGAGGATTCCAGGCAGGGTCCTTCCGGCACCGAGGGCGCGTCGGACGCCGGCCTCGATGATCCCGAACACCAGTAGGGCCAGACCGACGATGCTGATGAGGGCGGCGATGCGGTCATCGTTGTGGAGGAAGAGCGGGCGGACGCGGAGAGTCTGTTTGGCGTCGCGATGTCGCTGCTCCACCACGAACTGGTCCTTGTAGAGGCGAAGGACTCGTTTGGCCGAGAGGCGTCCCGGCAGGTTGGTGGCGAGGGCATAGATGCCGTCGGTGCGCGCGGCTGCGGTGATGGCGGCCCGGTTCCGGCGCCAGCGCAAGGTGGGCTTGCCTTCCCGCATCCCCGTCCGAACCGCCAGGAACGCACGAATGGGCTGGATCAAGATGTTGGCGACCCTGGCCTCCACCTGCTGCAGCGTCTTGTAGTAGCGTCCGCCGAGTCCCCGCCGGATCTTGGCGAGTTCCTCCTCCGCCTTGTTCAGCGCCCGCTCTCGGGCTTCCGCGACCGAGGAGGCTTCCTCGGAGGACCACACGTAGGCCACGCGGAAGGAGTGTTTCTCTCCGGTCTCGGGATCGGTGACGGCGAGTGGGCGAATGGTTCCGCGGTAGCGTGCGCGCTTGTTGGCGGGCAGGTTCTTCTGGCGCGCGGAGACGTAGCGCAAGGGACGCAGGGCTTCCGTGCCGACATCCTCCAGGAACGTGGCGGCGAAACCGGTGCTGGCGCGCAAGGGAACGACGAACTTCAAGCCGGCGCGGTGCGTGGCGCACAGGTTCTTGAAGTGACCCAGGGCGGAATCGGCGCAGATGAGGACACCGGGGCCGAGTAGAGCCGCCAGTCGTTCCAACGCCACTCCGATGCAGGTGAGCTCCGCCGCGTTGCCTGGATGCGGGCGAACGTAGAGGGGGATGCCCTCTGGATTGGTGGCTTGCAGCATTTGTACTTGGCGCGCCACCCGCCGGTCGGATCCCCAGCCCTTGGCGATCAGCTTCGAATCGCTGTACGCGCCGGCGACGCGCAGGGTGGTCAGATCCACGTGGAGCCGGGCGGCATCGGCGCCAAAGGCCTCTACCGCGGCCAAGGCCGCCGCCCCACGCACGCTCTCCGCCACGGGTGCGAATGCTTCCAGCGCCCGACCGAGGCGGTCATCATTGAGCAGCATGCCGGGGACGCCCAGCACCTCGTGCAGGGCCGCGTTGCTGCCCCAGGCCGCGATGTCGTACAGGGGAGCGGGCGCGCAAAGGCGGTTGGCGATCAGGGCCGCCACCACCTCTCCCGTCGTCAGCTCCGCACGTCCGCGCTGGGGCACGTGGCGGTCGACGAGCCCGACCAGGCCCAGTCGCTCGAGCACGTGATGCACCAGAAGCAGGGGGCCGACCTCGCGTCGGAAGCCGACGCGAGGAGGATCGAGGCGCGTAAAGGCGGCGGCGAGCTGGTCGAGTTGGCCCGACGCCTTGAGCTCATCGACGCGCCCGAGGGTGGCCAGCACCCGATGGCGA of the Candidatus Methylomirabilota bacterium genome contains:
- a CDS encoding IS1634 family transposase, whose product is MLATLGRVDELKASGQLDQLAAAFTRLDPPRVGFRREVGPLLLVHHVLERLGLVGLVDRHVPQRGRAELTTGEVVAALIANRLCAPAPLYDIAAWGSNAALHEVLGVPGMLLNDDRLGRALEAFAPVAESVRGAAALAAVEAFGADAARLHVDLTTLRVAGAYSDSKLIAKGWGSDRRVARQVQMLQATNPEGIPLYVRPHPGNAAELTCIGVALERLAALLGPGVLICADSALGHFKNLCATHRAGLKFVVPLRASTGFAATFLEDVGTEALRPLRYVSARQKNLPANKRARYRGTIRPLAVTDPETGEKHSFRVAYVWSSEEASSVAEARERALNKAEEELAKIRRGLGGRYYKTLQQVEARVANILIQPIRAFLAVRTGMREGKPTLRWRRNRAAITAAARTDGIYALATNLPGRLSAKRVLRLYKDQFVVEQRHRDAKQTLRVRPLFLHNDDRIAALISIVGLALLVFGIIEAGVRRALGAGRTLPGILPEGRAALPTGRSILAAFQGLGLTFTHEGPQLDPLTATQRQILGLLDVRIPWTEGSTLPAQKCGKRG